Below is a genomic region from Isosphaeraceae bacterium EP7.
CCAGGTTTGTTCCAGGTTCAGGCGTTCCCTGGGGTCGAAACGGATGTAGGCGATCTTGCGGTAGAAGTTGGCGACGTTCCCGCAGACGGAGGTCCAGGCGGGGCGGTCGATCTGGAAGTGAGCGACGCAGGCATCGGCGTCGAGGATCGGGGCGGGCGTGCCTTTGGGCCAGTTCAAGGAACCCCGGCGAGCCATCTCGTCCAGGACCTGCTGAGCTTGCGCCATGTAGCCCAGCAGGGTCGGGTGCTGGGCGTCGTGCAGCAGGTGGTCGCTGGTCAGGCCACGGGGGCTGAGGCCGGCGAAGAGCTTCGGGCTGTCGATCAACACGACCGAGTCGTTGTCGGCGGCGGCCACCCGGTAGGCGTCCTGGAAGTCGTCGGGGCAGCGCATGGGCATGGAGTCGAGTTCGCGGGCCCGGTGGTAGCGGTCGCGGGCCTCGACGTTGTCGCCCCGGGCTTCGGCCAGGCGGGCGAGGCGGAAGTGGGCCTCGGCGAAGCGGGGCTGCCGGTCGAGGAGCGCCCGATAGCCGGCGATGGCCTCGTCGGGGTGGTCGGCCTCGCGGTCGCGGATAGCCTGGAACTCGACGGCGATCCGGTCGCGGTCGCCCCTGGGGGTGGCGGAGTCGAGCACCGACCGCGAGGGGTCGAAACCGGCGTCGTTGCCCACCGGGATGACCAGCACCGGCACGACGCCCATCCGCCGGCACGCCCCCGCGATCGCACCCAGACGGCGGCCGAAGTCGGCCACCATCGAGGCTCGCTCGGGCTCGGTGAAGCAAGGGACGTCGATCAGGGTGCGGGTCGCCTTGGGGGGCGGGGCGACGTCAACCCGCTGCCGTTCCACGGTCTCGAGCACCACGTCGGCCAGCGGAGAGATGGCGCGGGCGAGGTCGGCCAGCCGGCTGGGGTCGGGGCGAAGGGGGTCGTCGAGGTAATAGGTCGTGTTGCGTTCCCACGAGAACCGGGCCTGGAACTCGTTATGGCCCGAGCAGACGACCATGACATCGGGGCGCCTGCCGACCCGGGCCAGGAGGGCGTGGGCCCCCTCCAGCGACATCCCCCCGACCGCGCAGAACTCGACGGCAACCTTGCGGCCTGGAAAGACCTCTCCCAGCTTCCAGGCCACCATCTGGGCCACCGAGATCTTGGGGTGGTAGGGCTCTCCCAGGGCGCTCGACTCGCCGACGGCCAGCACGGTCAGTGTGGCCGGGTCGGGGCCTGGGGCCGACTCCATCGCCAGGCCCGGCATCCGGTGGATCCAGGCCCGATATCCCGCGGCGCCGGCCTCGACCAGCCCGACGGCCATCAATCCCGAGACACCCGCCGCCAGGGCAGCCACGGCCCACCTCGGTCGCCTCCGTCCATCCCTTCTGGCACGGCCAGAAGCCAGGGCCGCCGCCCCGATGGCGCCTGACGAGGCAAGCAGAACCAAGGCATGGGCGACCAGGACCGAACGCAGGGCGCCAGCGTGGATCGCCCGCTGGGTGGCCGTCGGCACGAGGGCCTGATACCACATGGGCCCGATCGAGGTCGCCAGGACGAGGGCCACGGCCAGGCTTGCCGCCAACGCGATCCGCACCCGGCGCAAGCCCGCCTTCGATCCCGGCGTCGCATCGGCCATCTCGACAGAACCTCTCATTGGGGTCATGCATGCCCAGTTTTCGGAGTCGGGATCGGGCCGATCCGAGATCTCAATGGGCTGCGGTTTCAGGACTTGCGGTGCGCCGGGTTCGTTTCGTCATCAGACCGCGTTGTCTGACTCGCACCCAATATTAAACAATTATCAATCGTGATCCTGTCACACCTGGGCCAGCAGGCTGGGGCCTGGGACGAGGAGGCGCTCCATCTCGCGGGGCTCGAACTTGGTCAGGCCGCCGGCGTAGGTGCGGCCCTCATTGCGGTTGACCGCATTGGCGAGGTGGCGGGCGAGGTTGACCAGCGAGGACTCCGGGAGCGGGTCGCGGGGATAGAGGCCGTGGGCGATGTTCAGGTGGCGGGCGCCTGCAGTGTTGAGCACGAAGGCGGGGGAGCGGCGGGCCATGTAGGTGGCGAGGATGGGCGCGGGCTCGCGGAGCCCGACCGACCACCAGGCCCGGCGATGCGCGGCGATGTAACCCTTTGCAGTTCCTGAAATTTCGACCATTGAGAGGAAGCCATCGATGGCCCGCCGCTCGGCGTCATCGAAGCCGTCGAGGTCCACCGGAAGGTCGATGACTCTCCTGAGACCGAGGGTGTCGCCCAGAACCTGGCCGGCGCGGATTAGCTCGCGGGCACGGGTCACGGCCGGGATGAGAACCCGCTCCGGGAGCCCCAACGCGTGCGGGCCGGCGATCCAGACCTTGTTCGCGCCGGTGACTTGCCCCCGGTGGACCCTGCAAAGCTCGCCGAGTTCGACATAACCCGCTGAAACCAAACGACCTGGCCGGGTCAGGCGGGACCATCGAGGTTCGGCCCGCAAGACTTCGCGGGGGACGTAGAGACCTGCCCCATCGTCCAGACGTTCGATCGAGGCGACCCGTCGAAGGACCATCGACGGGTGGGGATGCCCGACATCGAAAAGCGTGATGGCGGCGGTGGATGCGGAGTCGGGGAAGGGCTGGGCGGTGGGCTCGATGATGACGACCTCGCGGCCTCCCAGCTCATCGAGGAGCAGGTTGCGGACGAGACGGCCATAGTTGACGTCGAGCCACTCGGACGCGGTGATGAAGGCGCCGAAATCGCCGGGGGTCGCCTTCAACGCGGTGGCCAGCAGGAAATGGACGTGCAGGCCGGCAAGCTGGCTGGCCTTGTGTCCCAGCGCGGCCGCCTGGTCGGTCAACCAGCGTTTCCAATCCGGGCCCAGCAGATGATGCCGAACGTAAGGCGGGTTCCCGAGATAGAGCGTCCTGCCGGCGATGGTCGAGATCGAGGCCGAGCGGTAATCGCCTACCCGGACTTCGGAACGACCGGCCAGGCCGGCGACGGCGAGGTGGGCGCGGGCGAGGAGGGCGGGGAGCGGGTCGGCCTCGATGGCGAGGAGCGTGGCGTCTGGAAACCGGCGGCCAGCCCCGACGGCGAACCGGCCCGATCCGGCACCCGGGTCGACGACCCGCGCGGGGTTGATCCGGGCGGCGGCCCAATCGAGCATCGCGGCGACGATCGCCGGGGGGGTGTAGGTCGCGCCCAACGACCGACGCTCGGCGGGTTTGCGGAGCGTGCAGAGGAATTCGCCCAGGGGGTCATCCCCCGCCTTGATCCGTCGCCTGACCTGCCCGGCCAGGCCGGATGGGGCAGTCCCGCACCCAGCGGCAAGCTCGTCCTCGGCCGCGGACCAGCCCTCGACGTCGCAGGCGCCCAGGCCGATCGCGAGGGCGGCGAGGGTTCGTTCGGAGAGGGTTGTGGGGCTGTCCTTCGCAAGTCGCTTCGTCATGGTGGGGCGATTTTTGTCCGCGGGGCCCGTCGTCGTCGAGGGGGCACGCCGGCGACGCCCGAGATTCGAACCCGGCGTGCACCGGCATGGGCAGGGGATCGAGGGGACGGTACACTCGGCCAGTACGCCGGGATCGGGACGAGGGTGCACGGAGGATTGACGCAGGATGGCCGGCCTGACTCTGTTCGACATGGACGCCGATCTCGACGGGCCGCCGCTCTGCACGGTCTCGGAGCTGACGGCGCAAATCAAGCTGATCCTTGAACATGGGTTCGCCGAGGTCGCCGTGCGTGCCGAGGTCTCGGGCCTCTCCAGGCCGCGGTCGGGGCACGTCTACCTGAAGCTCAAGGACGAAGGGGCGTCGATCAACGCTGTGCTCTGGAAGGGGGACGCCCGCCGGGTCGTCTTCGACCTGACCGACGGCCTGGCCGTGAAGGCCTGGGGCCGGGTGGCGGTCTACGCCCCGCGCGGCGAGTATCAGCTCGTCATTCACACCATCGAGCCCGAGGGGATCGGCGCGCTGGAGCTGGCCTTCCGCCAGATGTATGAGCGGCTGAAGGCCGAGGGGCTGTTCGAGCCCGAGCGCAAGCGTCCCCTGCCCCCCTACCCACGTCGCATCGCCGTGGTCACAAGCCCAACGGGCGCCGCGGTTCACGACTTCCTGAGGGTGGTCGGCAGGCGCTGGCCGGGTGCCGAGATTTTCATCGTCCCGACCAAGGTGCAGGGGCCGGGATCGGCGGCCGAGATCGCGCGGGCGATCGAGCTGGCGGACTCGATCGCCGGGGTTGACTTCCTGGTCGTCACACGCGGCGGCGGCAGCCTGGAAGACCTCTGGTCGTTCAATGAAGAGGTCGTGGCGCGGGCCATTTACTCGACCGTGCACCCGGTCGTCTCGGCCGTGGGTCACGAAGTCGACGTTACCATCGCCGACTGCACGGCCGACCTGCGGGCGTCGACCCCGAGCGTGGCCGGCGAACTCTGCGTGCCCGACGCCGAGTCGATCCGCGGCGGCCTGCTCGATCTGCGCCAGCGTCTCGATCGCGCCGGCCAGGGGAGGATCGACGACGCCCGGTACGAGCTGGAGTCGCTATCCGATCGGGCCGGGCGGGCGATGGCCCGCAACCTGGAACGGCGACAGCAGACATTGTCCAAGCTCGCGGCGCAACTCGAAGCCCTGAGCCCGCTTGCGGTCCTGGCTCGCGGCTACAGCCTGACGACGGCCGACGGCTCTGGCGAGCCACTACGGTCGTCCGACGAGCTGGTCCCCGGTTCCCTAATCCGGACGAGGCTGGCCCGGGGGTCGGTGCTCAGCCAGGTCTTGAGCGTGGATGAATCGTTCTGACCCTGGATCCACGGGCGACGAGTCTTCTTGAAGTCGAAGGGAGAGGGCGAGGATGGAGAGCGGACCCAAGTTCGAAGAGGCGCTGGAGCGGATCGGCGTGATCGTCGCTTCACTGGAGCGCGGCGACGGCGATCTGGGGCGGTCGCTGGGCGAGTACGAAGAAGGAATCCGCCTGCTGGCCCGCTGCAAGACGATCCTCGACGGAGCCGAACGGTCGGTCACTTTGCTGACGGGCGTCGACGACGAAGGGAACCCCGAAGGGACGCCCTTCGAGCCCCATTCATCGACCGAAACCAAGTGACTCCCTTGATTTACGCCACGACAAGTCTGCCCGGATGCCCGACGATCGGTCGAGCCGTGGGCATGGGGCCGGATCGTCAAGGACGGCCCAGATTCCCCATGTTCCTGGAAGCTATCCCCGGATCGAGCCTGGACTTGCGGCCGGACCTTTGCGACGCAAAGCAATTTGGCGGTGCCGCATGGACAATTGGGCCTCGAATGTCCACAATAGGCGCAGCCGCGGTGAGATCGGGCCGGGGCATGACGCATTGTGTCCCTCTCGCCTCGCATCGAAGTGTTCGCCCATGACGACGCTATCGCCGACCGATCGGACGACGCTTGCTGAATCTCTTCGCGAGATCCGCCGGCGGGTGGAAGAGGGTCTCGACCTTTATCTGCCCGCGGCCGAGGCCGGCAAGCCGGGCGACTGCCCCGAGCGGCTGGTCGAGGCGATGCGTTACAGCCTGCTGGGCGGCGGCAAGCGGCTGCGGCCGGTGCTAACGATCCTGGCGGCCGAGGCCTGCGGCGCGAGCCTGGAAGACGCCCTGCCGGCGGCGTGTGCGGTGGAGATGGTTCACACCTACTCCCTGATCCACGACGACCTGCCGAGCATGGACGATGACGACCTGAGGCGAGGCCGGCCGACCTGCCACAAGGCGTTCGACGAGGCGACGGCGGTCCTGGCCGGCGACGGCCTTCTGACGCTGGCCTTCGAGGTGATCGCGCGGCATGTGCGTCCCGGCGACCGCGCCGCGGCCTGCATCCTGGCGTTAGCCGAGGGGTCCGGGCCGTCGGGGATGGTCGGCGGCCAGATGGCCGACCTCGAGGCGGAAGGTCGGGACGACGCGACGATCGAGGCCCTCGAGGCGATCCACCGCCGCAAGACCGGGGCCCTGCTCCGGTCGTCGCTGCGGATGGGCGCGATCGTGGCGGGTGCGCCCGCGGCCTGGCGCCAGGCTCTGGATACCTACGGGCATGCGGTGGGTCTCGCCTTCCAGATCGTCGACGACCTGCTCGACGTGAACGGGGACGAGACGAAGCTGGGCAAGCGCGTGGGCAAGGATTCGAATCTGGGGAAGTGGACCTACCCGGGCCTGCTGGGCGTCGAGGGCAGCCGCCTTCGGGCCCGTCAGCTCGCCGACGAGGCGGTCGCGGCCGTCGGCGTGCTCGGGGATCGTGGGGCGCCGTTGCGGGCCCTGGCCGTCGATCTACTGGAAAGGGATCGCTGATGAGCAGCGCGTTGTTGGCGCGGATCGCGTCGCCGGCCGACCTCCAGACGCTCACCGAGACGGAACTCGGACAGCTCGCCGCAGAGATGCGCGACGAGCTGGTGCGCGTCGTCAGCCGCCGCTCGGCCCACTTCGCCAGCAACCTGGGCGTGGTTGAGCTCTGCCTGGCGCTGCACCTGACGTTCGACTTCAGGCAGGACCGCCTGATCTGGGACACCGGCCACCAGATCTACCCGCACAAGCTGATCACCGGGCGTGCCGCCGAGATCGACTCGATCCGGACGAAGGGGGGCCTGATGGGCTACCCCAACCCGTCGGAGAGCGAGTTCGACCTGTTCATGACCGGCCACGCCGGTTGCGCCCCCTCCACGGCGCTGGGCCTGAAGGCCGGCGACGACCTGATGGGGCACCCTGAACGGCACTCGGTCGCGGTCATCGGCGACGGCGCGTTCCCCTCGGGCATCGTCTTCGAGGCCTTGAACAACGCGACCGAGCTGGGCAAGAAGTTTCTGGTCATCCTCAACGACAACCAGATGTCAATCTGCCCGCCGGTGGGCGGCCTGTCGTACTACCTGGACAAGGCGCGGATGGCGCCGGCCTACAACGACCTGAACCGCAAGGTGAAGTCGATCCTGTCGTCGATCCCGATCGTGGGCGACCAGGCCGACCGCCGGCTTCAGCAGTTCAAGGACGGGATCAAGGCGTCGGTGCACGGCGGGATGCTCTTCGAGGAGCTGGGCTTCGCCTACATCGGCCCGATCGACGGCCACGACCTGAAGACGATGCGGACCTATCTTGAGAAGGTCAAGGCGATGGACGGCCCCGTGCTGCTGCACGTCGTCACAGAGAAGGGCCGCGGCTTCGAGCCGGCGATGAAGGACCCGGTCAAGTTCCACGCCCCCGCCCCGTTCGTCCGCGACGAGTCGGGCATCATCCCCCTGAAGACGTCGACCAGCCTGGCTTACACCGACGCCGTCAGCGCGGCGATCTACGGCGCCATGCAGCGTGACGAGCGGGTGGTGGTGATGACCGCCGCCATGTGCGAGGGGAACAAGCTTCAGAAGATCCGCCAGACCTACCCGCAGCGGTTCTA
It encodes:
- the xseA gene encoding exodeoxyribonuclease VII large subunit, with translation MAGLTLFDMDADLDGPPLCTVSELTAQIKLILEHGFAEVAVRAEVSGLSRPRSGHVYLKLKDEGASINAVLWKGDARRVVFDLTDGLAVKAWGRVAVYAPRGEYQLVIHTIEPEGIGALELAFRQMYERLKAEGLFEPERKRPLPPYPRRIAVVTSPTGAAVHDFLRVVGRRWPGAEIFIVPTKVQGPGSAAEIARAIELADSIAGVDFLVVTRGGGSLEDLWSFNEEVVARAIYSTVHPVVSAVGHEVDVTIADCTADLRASTPSVAGELCVPDAESIRGGLLDLRQRLDRAGQGRIDDARYELESLSDRAGRAMARNLERRQQTLSKLAAQLEALSPLAVLARGYSLTTADGSGEPLRSSDELVPGSLIRTRLARGSVLSQVLSVDESF
- the xseB gene encoding exodeoxyribonuclease VII small subunit; the encoded protein is MESGPKFEEALERIGVIVASLERGDGDLGRSLGEYEEGIRLLARCKTILDGAERSVTLLTGVDDEGNPEGTPFEPHSSTETK
- the dxs gene encoding 1-deoxy-D-xylulose-5-phosphate synthase, with protein sequence MSSALLARIASPADLQTLTETELGQLAAEMRDELVRVVSRRSAHFASNLGVVELCLALHLTFDFRQDRLIWDTGHQIYPHKLITGRAAEIDSIRTKGGLMGYPNPSESEFDLFMTGHAGCAPSTALGLKAGDDLMGHPERHSVAVIGDGAFPSGIVFEALNNATELGKKFLVILNDNQMSICPPVGGLSYYLDKARMAPAYNDLNRKVKSILSSIPIVGDQADRRLQQFKDGIKASVHGGMLFEELGFAYIGPIDGHDLKTMRTYLEKVKAMDGPVLLHVVTEKGRGFEPAMKDPVKFHAPAPFVRDESGIIPLKTSTSLAYTDAVSAAIYGAMQRDERVVVMTAAMCEGNKLQKIRQTYPQRFYDTGICESHAVAFAAGMAKAGARPVVDIYSTFLQRSFDQIFQEVALQDLPVVFAIDRGGLVGADGPTHHGTYDLAYMRIFPNMVVMAPGDSKDVEPMVEFALNHTSPTSIRYPKTNLEAIDREVMPIELGQAEILDWETDGMLLACGTLVGACLRAAEVLREDYGLRVGVVNARFVKPLDRATTNKAIEECGFVLTIEEGCLAGGFGSAVLEAASDAGLTTSHVRRLGLPDHFVLHAERDEQLAEVGLDVDGIVRSAVELARSSGVLPVVAATAGVSHGNGTSNGNGAAGSNGKNGRGHVGLG
- a CDS encoding polyprenyl synthetase family protein, whose translation is MTTLSPTDRTTLAESLREIRRRVEEGLDLYLPAAEAGKPGDCPERLVEAMRYSLLGGGKRLRPVLTILAAEACGASLEDALPAACAVEMVHTYSLIHDDLPSMDDDDLRRGRPTCHKAFDEATAVLAGDGLLTLAFEVIARHVRPGDRAAACILALAEGSGPSGMVGGQMADLEAEGRDDATIEALEAIHRRKTGALLRSSLRMGAIVAGAPAAWRQALDTYGHAVGLAFQIVDDLLDVNGDETKLGKRVGKDSNLGKWTYPGLLGVEGSRLRARQLADEAVAAVGVLGDRGAPLRALAVDLLERDR